A single region of the Sphingobium sp. EP60837 genome encodes:
- a CDS encoding acetyl-CoA carboxylase carboxyltransferase subunit alpha has product MVSFLEFEKPIAELEARVIELRATASAGDIDIGGEIDKLEQRAAKMLVDTYAKLTPWQKTQVARHPDRPHFKDYVAGMFDNFMPLAGDRAFSDDQAIIGGLATLGERRIMVIGHEKGDDTASRVRHNFGMAKPEGYRKAIRLMQLADRFGLPVVTLVDTSGAFPGVQAEERGQAEAIARSTEQCLALGVPMVAAVVGEGGSGGAVALAAANRVLMFEHAVYSVISPEGCASILWRTADKASDAATAMQVTAQHLKGLGVIDRIVPEPTGGAHREPVQAIANLGAAIGEELDLLTGLSPQDLRTDRADKFLAIGA; this is encoded by the coding sequence ATGGTTAGCTTTCTGGAATTTGAAAAGCCTATCGCTGAGCTTGAGGCGCGCGTCATCGAATTGCGCGCGACGGCCAGCGCTGGCGATATCGACATCGGCGGCGAGATCGACAAGCTCGAGCAGCGCGCCGCCAAGATGCTGGTGGACACCTATGCCAAGCTGACGCCTTGGCAGAAGACGCAGGTTGCGCGCCATCCCGACCGCCCGCATTTCAAGGACTATGTGGCGGGCATGTTTGACAATTTCATGCCGCTGGCCGGTGACCGCGCCTTTTCCGACGACCAGGCGATCATCGGTGGTCTGGCGACGCTGGGCGAACGGCGCATCATGGTGATCGGCCATGAAAAGGGCGACGACACCGCCAGCCGCGTCCGTCACAATTTCGGCATGGCCAAGCCCGAAGGCTATCGCAAAGCCATCCGCCTGATGCAGTTGGCGGACCGTTTCGGCCTGCCGGTGGTGACTTTGGTCGATACATCCGGAGCGTTCCCCGGCGTGCAGGCCGAGGAGCGCGGCCAGGCGGAAGCTATTGCCCGCTCAACCGAGCAGTGCCTTGCCCTGGGCGTGCCAATGGTCGCGGCCGTGGTGGGCGAAGGTGGTTCTGGCGGCGCGGTCGCGCTGGCGGCGGCGAACCGCGTGTTGATGTTCGAACATGCGGTCTATTCGGTCATCTCGCCCGAAGGCTGCGCATCCATTCTCTGGCGGACGGCCGACAAGGCGAGCGATGCCGCCACGGCCATGCAGGTGACGGCGCAGCATCTGAAGGGGCTGGGCGTCATCGATCGGATCGTGCCCGAACCCACCGGTGGCGCGCATCGTGAGCCGGTGCAGGCAATCGCCAATCTGGGTGCGGCGATTGGTGAAGAACTGGACTTGCTCACCGGCCTCAGCCCCCAAGACCTGCGGACTGACCGCGCCGACAAGTTCCTCGCGATCGGAGCCTGA
- a CDS encoding tyrosine recombinase, whose amino-acid sequence MGEDAALIDRFLEMMAAERGASRNTLLAYRADLEGAGSLLNGLSLATKDAIAGLAAAWAELAASSVARKASALRAFYGFLEEEGLRADNPSSALPRPVTRRPLPKILSAQEVDSLFALIEQKLAVEHPAPLDLRLSALIELLYGSGLRATELMSLPRRALAADRPFLILKGKGARERLVPISDRARAAVAAWLAHVPADSPWLFPSGKSHVSRIRLYQMVKQLAAAAGIAPERVSPHVLRHAFASHLLEGGADLRALQSMLGHADIGTTQIYTHVDSRRLVELVNSRHPLATMRHRFVDDEASAP is encoded by the coding sequence ATGGGAGAAGATGCCGCTCTCATCGATCGCTTTCTGGAGATGATGGCAGCCGAGCGAGGGGCATCGCGCAACACCTTGCTCGCCTATCGCGCCGATCTGGAGGGTGCGGGAAGCCTGCTGAACGGTCTGTCCCTGGCGACGAAGGATGCGATCGCCGGGCTGGCGGCCGCATGGGCGGAACTCGCCGCTTCCTCGGTCGCGCGGAAGGCTTCGGCGCTTCGGGCCTTTTACGGCTTTCTGGAGGAAGAAGGACTAAGGGCGGACAATCCATCTTCCGCACTGCCGCGCCCTGTGACGCGGCGGCCGCTACCCAAGATATTGTCGGCGCAGGAAGTCGATTCCCTCTTCGCCCTGATCGAACAAAAGTTGGCCGTGGAGCATCCCGCGCCTCTCGACCTGCGACTCTCTGCGCTCATCGAACTGCTTTATGGGTCGGGCCTACGAGCCACCGAACTGATGTCCTTGCCGCGTCGTGCGCTGGCCGCCGACCGGCCGTTCCTCATCCTGAAAGGCAAGGGTGCGCGGGAAAGGCTGGTGCCCATTTCCGATCGCGCACGGGCGGCCGTCGCCGCCTGGCTTGCCCATGTGCCCGCCGACAGTCCCTGGCTTTTCCCGTCGGGCAAGAGCCATGTCAGTCGCATCCGCCTGTATCAGATGGTGAAGCAACTCGCCGCGGCGGCAGGCATCGCGCCGGAACGGGTGAGCCCCCATGTGTTACGGCACGCCTTCGCCTCCCATTTGCTGGAAGGCGGGGCGGATCTGCGCGCGCTCCAGTCCATGCTGGGGCATGCCGATATCGGGACAACGCAAATCTACACCCATGTCGATAGCCGCAGGCTGGTCGAACTGGTCAACAGCCGCCATCCACTGGCAACGATGCGCCATCGTTTCGTTGACGACGAGGCATCTGCGCCCTAA
- a CDS encoding shikimate kinase produces MQRNSKSVSPQSKRGPIVLIGMMGVGKSTVGRRLAARLGLAFVDADEEIERAAGMTITEMFGRYGESYFRNGERRVIARLLDDEPKVIATGGGAFMQEETRTLILERATAVWLDADIDTLVDRVSRREGRPLLKGKDPRVVLTELAAARNPFYALAPIHVKSIAAPHEVAVERILEKLVAWH; encoded by the coding sequence ATGCAGCGAAACAGCAAATCCGTGTCCCCTCAGTCTAAGCGCGGCCCGATCGTCCTGATCGGCATGATGGGCGTGGGAAAATCGACCGTCGGACGGCGGCTCGCGGCGCGCCTCGGCCTTGCGTTCGTGGACGCTGACGAGGAGATCGAAAGGGCTGCGGGCATGACGATCACCGAAATGTTCGGACGCTATGGCGAATCCTATTTCCGCAATGGCGAGCGGCGCGTAATCGCCCGACTGCTGGATGATGAGCCCAAGGTGATCGCGACCGGCGGCGGCGCTTTCATGCAGGAAGAGACGCGCACGTTGATCCTGGAGCGGGCGACGGCCGTGTGGTTGGACGCCGACATCGACACATTGGTCGATCGCGTCTCCAGGCGAGAGGGTCGTCCCCTACTGAAAGGCAAGGACCCGCGCGTAGTGCTGACCGAACTCGCCGCCGCGCGCAATCCTTTCTACGCACTCGCCCCCATTCATGTGAAGAGCATCGCCGCGCCCCATGAAGTGGCGGTCGAGCGCATCCTGGAGAAACTGGTCGCATGGCATTAG
- the aroB gene encoding 3-dehydroquinate synthase, translated as MALVRVALDARSYDIVIEQDALGRAGEHLARYARNGRLVVVTDANVAKAQLPRLEGALRAVGIAVEPIILPAGEQTKSWRHLEQLLDQLLTLEVERGDHVVALGGGVIGDLVGFAASILKRGCHFIQLPTTLLAQVDSSVGGKTAINARAGKNLVGSFYQPSLVLIDPSTLDSLPRRETRAGYAEVVKYGLIDDPDFFAWCETEGARLLAGDRAAREFAIERSVQAKAAIVADDERETSGRRALLNLGHTFGHALEADTGFSDRLLHGEGVAAGMALAFRYSARLGLCAPDDAERVTEHLKAVGLPYDLASAHVTGDGAALVAHMLHDKKMAAGTLPFLLARGIGQTFLSKDVVLADVAAFLDEDRAG; from the coding sequence ATGGCATTAGTCCGCGTCGCGCTGGATGCGCGCAGTTACGATATCGTCATCGAACAGGATGCGCTGGGCCGGGCCGGTGAGCACCTGGCGCGATATGCGCGCAACGGGCGGCTGGTGGTGGTGACCGACGCGAATGTGGCGAAGGCGCAGCTGCCGCGCCTGGAGGGCGCATTGCGCGCCGTCGGGATCGCTGTAGAGCCGATCATCCTGCCAGCGGGTGAACAGACGAAGAGCTGGCGGCATCTGGAGCAACTGCTCGACCAGTTGCTGACGCTGGAAGTCGAGCGCGGCGATCATGTCGTGGCGCTCGGCGGTGGCGTCATCGGCGATTTGGTGGGTTTTGCTGCTTCAATCCTGAAGCGTGGCTGTCACTTCATACAACTGCCCACCACCCTGCTTGCCCAGGTTGATAGTTCGGTGGGCGGCAAGACAGCGATCAACGCCCGCGCGGGCAAGAACCTGGTCGGCAGCTTTTACCAGCCCAGCCTCGTGCTGATCGATCCATCGACGCTCGACAGTCTGCCGCGGCGGGAGACGCGAGCGGGCTATGCCGAAGTCGTTAAATATGGACTGATCGACGATCCGGACTTTTTCGCCTGGTGCGAGACTGAAGGCGCGCGCCTGCTGGCAGGTGACCGCGCCGCACGGGAATTTGCGATCGAACGCAGCGTGCAGGCAAAGGCGGCGATCGTCGCCGATGACGAGCGAGAGACGTCCGGACGCCGCGCCCTGCTCAACCTCGGCCACACCTTCGGTCACGCGCTGGAGGCCGACACCGGCTTTTCCGACAGGCTTCTGCACGGAGAAGGCGTTGCGGCCGGAATGGCTCTCGCCTTCCGCTATTCGGCACGCCTCGGGCTCTGTGCTCCCGACGATGCCGAGCGGGTGACGGAACATTTGAAAGCCGTGGGCCTGCCCTACGACCTCGCCAGCGCTCATGTCACAGGTGATGGCGCAGCACTGGTCGCGCATATGCTGCATGACAAGAAGATGGCGGCGGGCACGCTGCCCTTCCTGCTTGCACGAGGCATCGGACAGACGTTCCTGTCGAAGGATGTCGTGCTGGCGGATGTGGCCGCGTTTCTGGATGAAGATCGGGCGGGCTGA
- the rpmE gene encoding 50S ribosomal protein L31 produces MKADTHPDYHFITVQMTDGTTFRTRSTWGKEGDTLALDIDPKSHPAWTGGQRQLEQGGQVARFNKRFGGLTLKK; encoded by the coding sequence ATGAAGGCCGATACGCATCCCGATTACCACTTCATCACCGTCCAGATGACCGACGGCACCACCTTCCGTACCCGCTCGACCTGGGGCAAGGAAGGCGACACGCTGGCTCTCGACATCGATCCCAAGTCGCACCCGGCCTGGACGGGTGGTCAGCGTCAGCTGGAGCAGGGCGGCCAGGTGGCGCGCTTCAACAAGCGTTTCGGCGGCCTGACGCTGAAGAAGTAA
- the fabZ gene encoding 3-hydroxyacyl-ACP dehydratase FabZ: MTGEVDAAPAATGSIDIRGIMAALPHRYPMLLVDRVVALIPNEKIHAVKAVSINESFFQGHFPGRPIMPGVLIVEAMAQAAGVLTVETLDLRGSGKLVYFMSIDGAKFRNPVEPGCLLDLHVELLQIRGRVCKFLGKASVDGKLCAEANFVAMIADPPVD, translated from the coding sequence ATGACGGGGGAAGTTGACGCGGCACCCGCCGCCACTGGTTCCATCGATATTCGTGGGATCATGGCGGCGCTGCCGCACCGCTATCCGATGCTGCTCGTCGATCGCGTGGTTGCTCTCATACCCAATGAGAAGATCCACGCGGTCAAGGCCGTGTCGATCAACGAGTCCTTTTTCCAGGGACATTTCCCTGGACGGCCGATCATGCCGGGCGTGCTGATCGTCGAGGCGATGGCGCAGGCCGCGGGCGTGCTGACGGTCGAGACGCTCGATCTTCGTGGCTCGGGCAAGCTCGTCTATTTCATGAGCATCGACGGGGCGAAGTTCCGCAATCCGGTGGAGCCGGGTTGCCTGCTCGACCTTCATGTCGAACTGCTTCAGATTCGGGGGCGCGTCTGCAAGTTCCTCGGCAAGGCTTCGGTGGATGGCAAGCTTTGTGCCGAAGCGAATTTCGTCGCGATGATCGCCGACCCGCCGGTGGATTGA
- a CDS encoding OmpH family outer membrane protein — translation MKTIIKAAALALAPMTAIVLTSAPAAAQSKTGIAVVDLQRAVATSSAYTTARTQIQTTYKAQIDSFTARKNAIDADLKAKGTALEAAMKAAGGKPTPAIQTQYDAYQKAGQNGQAELQRLGQPIALANAYVEEQISAKLSDALKSAMTKSKVDLILAPDATVSYQPTVDITQQVVTELNALVPSVGITPPAGWQPGGARGQAPVPAAAAPANPSQQPTSR, via the coding sequence ATGAAGACGATTATCAAGGCTGCGGCGCTCGCTCTTGCGCCCATGACTGCCATCGTGCTGACCAGCGCGCCTGCTGCCGCTCAGTCCAAGACCGGCATCGCTGTCGTCGATCTGCAGCGCGCCGTCGCTACCAGTTCGGCCTACACGACTGCGCGGACGCAGATCCAGACCACTTACAAGGCACAGATCGACAGCTTCACCGCTCGCAAGAACGCGATCGATGCCGACCTGAAGGCGAAGGGCACGGCCCTGGAAGCCGCGATGAAGGCGGCTGGCGGCAAGCCGACCCCGGCTATCCAAACGCAATATGACGCCTATCAAAAGGCTGGCCAGAACGGCCAGGCCGAACTGCAGCGGCTGGGTCAGCCGATCGCGCTCGCCAACGCCTATGTCGAAGAGCAGATTTCGGCCAAGCTGTCCGACGCGCTCAAGTCCGCCATGACAAAGTCGAAGGTGGATCTGATCCTCGCGCCGGATGCTACCGTATCCTATCAGCCGACCGTCGATATCACTCAGCAGGTCGTGACCGAACTCAACGCGCTGGTGCCCAGCGTAGGCATCACGCCGCCCGCTGGCTGGCAGCCCGGTGGTGCCCGGGGTCAGGCCCCGGTGCCTGCCGCCGCGGCTCCCGCCAACCCGTCGCAGCAGCCGACTTCGCGCTGA
- the bamA gene encoding outer membrane protein assembly factor BamA yields MMSSKRQRPVVAALLATTMFGGLSAVPVLAQEAAVPAAPAPAAALPTAGTVRSINVVGQQRLEPDTVLSYTKLRIGQPFTQESLDQALRDLYETELFADVQIRNDNGALTIEVKENPVINRIVLEGNKRLKEDKIRPEIRLAPRQIYTRSKVRADVARIIELYRRQGRFAATVEPKMVQLDQNRVDIVFEISEGPKSKVRQINVIGNDKFSDGELRSQMVTKQSRWFRVFSSGTSYDPDRLAYDQQKLRQFYLTEGYADFRVISAVAELTPDKQDFIITYVVEEGKRYKFGDVKVESDIRDLSSASLTKTLPMKKGDWYNAKQVEDTVDTLSETAGLFGYAFAEVQPDFNRDKDSLTMGINFRIANAPRVYVERVDINGNTLTQDKVVRREFRLAEGDAFNSFLVKRSKDRINSLGFFQEKLDIEQKPGSAPDRIVLETNVQEKSTGELSLSAGFSSLERFIVAASITQRNFRGKGQELRASVNYSSYSKSVELGFTEPYFMDKNIALGGDIYRRDLNSFRYLNNNDRDTTYKQTTTGFQIRAGVPITEYMSLALRYSLNLDDVSLDKDTYYTNGVCDPILAGRYLCDAIGKRTTSSLGYSLIYDNRDNRIRPTRGHNVVVSQDFAGLGGSVKYIRTRLNGSKYWPLGGGFIFSLSAEGGYIHSLEGERRDASGELVDKVRLTDRFFLGNPQIRGFDIRGIGPRVKRFYLVEDPDNAGSFIRSTGDNNVRDDALGGRIYYLARAEVEIPLGSGAREMGLRPSIFVDAGAVAGLRDPIPTNFPGYCSVTPQTGTTGSASTVRAASLGNCNAPPTGFDAAYLDGTGFEEVYLGDTLKPRVSVGFGINWNSPFGPFRIDIAKALLKEPGDDTQLISFNVGTQF; encoded by the coding sequence ATGATGAGCAGCAAGAGACAGCGCCCGGTTGTCGCGGCCCTTCTGGCAACGACGATGTTCGGCGGCCTGTCTGCGGTTCCCGTGCTGGCGCAGGAAGCCGCCGTCCCGGCAGCGCCCGCTCCTGCTGCTGCGCTGCCGACCGCGGGCACAGTCCGTAGCATCAATGTCGTGGGCCAGCAGCGCTTGGAGCCCGACACGGTCCTGTCCTACACCAAGCTGCGCATTGGTCAGCCCTTTACCCAGGAATCTCTCGATCAGGCCCTGCGCGACCTTTACGAGACGGAGCTGTTCGCGGATGTTCAGATCCGCAATGACAATGGCGCGCTCACCATCGAGGTGAAGGAAAATCCGGTCATCAACCGCATCGTGCTGGAAGGCAACAAGCGGCTGAAGGAAGACAAGATCCGGCCGGAAATCAGGCTCGCCCCGCGCCAGATATATACGCGGTCTAAGGTCCGTGCCGACGTCGCCCGCATCATCGAGCTTTATCGCCGCCAAGGTCGATTCGCCGCGACCGTCGAGCCGAAGATGGTTCAGCTCGACCAGAACCGCGTCGATATCGTCTTTGAAATTTCGGAAGGGCCCAAGTCCAAGGTCCGCCAGATCAACGTGATCGGCAATGACAAGTTCAGCGACGGCGAACTGCGCAGCCAGATGGTGACGAAGCAGTCGCGGTGGTTCCGCGTTTTCTCCTCGGGCACCAGCTATGACCCGGATCGCCTGGCCTATGACCAGCAGAAGCTGCGCCAATTCTACCTGACCGAAGGCTATGCGGACTTCCGTGTGATTTCGGCAGTCGCGGAACTCACGCCCGACAAGCAGGACTTCATCATCACCTATGTGGTCGAGGAAGGAAAGCGCTACAAGTTCGGCGACGTAAAGGTCGAGTCCGACATTCGTGACCTGTCGAGCGCGTCGCTCACCAAGACGCTGCCGATGAAGAAGGGCGATTGGTACAACGCCAAGCAGGTCGAGGACACGGTCGATACGTTGAGCGAGACGGCGGGCCTGTTCGGCTATGCCTTTGCGGAAGTGCAGCCGGACTTCAATCGCGACAAGGACAGCCTGACGATGGGGATTAATTTCCGCATCGCCAATGCGCCGCGCGTCTATGTCGAACGCGTCGATATCAACGGCAATACGCTGACGCAGGATAAGGTGGTTCGCCGCGAATTCCGTCTGGCGGAAGGCGACGCGTTCAACAGCTTCCTCGTCAAGCGTTCGAAGGACCGCATCAACTCGCTAGGCTTCTTCCAGGAAAAGCTGGATATCGAACAGAAGCCCGGGTCCGCGCCCGACCGCATCGTGCTGGAAACCAATGTCCAGGAAAAATCGACCGGTGAACTGTCGCTGTCGGCCGGCTTCTCTTCGCTTGAGCGCTTCATCGTCGCGGCGTCGATTACCCAGCGCAACTTCCGGGGCAAGGGACAGGAACTGCGGGCGAGCGTCAACTATTCCAGCTATTCCAAGTCCGTTGAACTGGGCTTCACCGAGCCCTATTTCATGGACAAGAATATCGCGCTGGGCGGCGACATCTATCGCCGCGACCTCAACAGCTTCCGTTATCTGAACAATAACGATCGTGACACAACCTACAAGCAGACCACGACCGGCTTCCAGATCCGGGCTGGCGTGCCGATCACGGAATATATGTCGTTGGCGCTGCGCTACAGCCTCAACCTGGATGATGTGAGCCTGGATAAGGACACCTACTACACCAATGGGGTTTGCGATCCGATCCTGGCTGGGCGCTATTTGTGCGACGCCATTGGAAAGCGGACGACATCCTCGCTCGGCTACTCGCTGATCTACGATAATCGTGATAATCGCATCCGTCCAACGCGTGGGCATAATGTCGTGGTCAGCCAGGACTTCGCTGGCCTAGGCGGCAGCGTCAAATATATCCGCACGCGTCTAAACGGATCGAAATACTGGCCTTTGGGCGGGGGCTTCATCTTCTCGCTGTCTGCGGAAGGTGGCTATATCCACAGCCTTGAAGGTGAGCGTCGCGACGCCTCCGGCGAGTTGGTGGACAAAGTCCGCCTGACCGATCGCTTCTTCCTGGGCAATCCGCAGATTCGCGGCTTTGATATCCGCGGTATCGGGCCGCGTGTGAAGCGTTTCTACCTAGTGGAAGATCCGGACAACGCGGGCAGCTTCATTCGCAGTACTGGCGACAACAATGTCAGGGATGACGCGCTGGGTGGTAGAATCTACTATCTTGCTCGCGCAGAAGTCGAAATTCCGCTTGGTTCGGGCGCCCGTGAAATGGGATTGCGTCCTTCTATTTTCGTAGATGCTGGTGCTGTCGCGGGATTGCGCGATCCGATCCCCACGAACTTCCCCGGCTACTGCTCCGTAACTCCTCAAACAGGCACCACGGGCAGCGCGAGCACCGTTCGCGCAGCGTCGCTGGGTAATTGTAATGCTCCACCAACGGGTTTTGACGCCGCCTATCTGGATGGCACCGGATTTGAGGAAGTATATCTCGGCGACACGCTCAAGCCGCGTGTTTCCGTGGGGTTTGGCATCAACTGGAACTCGCCTTTCGGGCCGTTCCGCATCGACATCGCCAAGGCCCTGCTCAAGGAACCAGGGGACGACACTCAGCTCATCAGCTTCAACGTAGGGACTCAATTCTAA
- the rseP gene encoding RIP metalloprotease RseP, translated as MIQNPGFLLTVLAFVAVIGPLVFVHELGHYLVGRWCGVKAEAFSIGFGPEIAAWVDRRGTRWRIGALPLGGYVRFKGDMNASSQTDPAWLQLPAAERAESFPAKPLWQRAAIVAAGPFINFLFAILILAAFAFAHGESRTPAVAGQVQPGSAAAAAGIQPGDRIVSLNGREVATFDDIRLYAQIRPDEPVKILIERAGRSIEKQGHVGAVQERDGFGNSYRIGRLGIAPGEPVVEPVALWRAPIVAIKQTGQIIRTMVETLGQILGGGRSVKELGGPLKIAEVSGQAATLGIESFVFFMALISINLGFINLLPIPMLDGGHLLFYGVEAVQRRPVSPRVQEWAYRSGLAVLLAMMMLVTFNDLSSFGLWERLSGLIG; from the coding sequence TTGATCCAGAACCCCGGTTTTCTGTTGACCGTCCTAGCCTTTGTAGCGGTCATCGGACCGCTCGTTTTCGTGCATGAGCTGGGCCACTATCTGGTTGGCCGCTGGTGCGGGGTGAAGGCGGAGGCTTTTTCGATCGGCTTCGGTCCGGAAATCGCCGCATGGGTGGACCGCCGCGGCACACGCTGGCGGATCGGCGCGCTGCCGCTGGGAGGCTATGTCCGTTTCAAGGGTGATATGAACGCCTCCAGCCAGACCGATCCGGCCTGGCTGCAGCTTCCTGCCGCCGAGCGTGCGGAAAGCTTCCCCGCCAAGCCGCTGTGGCAGCGGGCGGCAATCGTGGCGGCGGGGCCGTTCATCAACTTCCTCTTCGCTATCTTGATCCTTGCCGCCTTCGCCTTCGCCCATGGGGAAAGCCGCACGCCAGCGGTAGCCGGTCAGGTTCAGCCGGGCAGCGCGGCCGCTGCGGCGGGGATTCAGCCAGGCGACCGCATCGTCTCGCTCAACGGCCGGGAAGTGGCGACATTCGACGATATCCGGCTCTATGCGCAGATCCGTCCCGATGAGCCGGTGAAGATCCTGATCGAACGCGCAGGCAGAAGTATCGAGAAGCAGGGCCACGTCGGCGCGGTGCAGGAGCGAGACGGCTTTGGGAACAGCTACCGGATCGGTCGGCTGGGTATCGCTCCGGGGGAGCCCGTGGTTGAGCCGGTCGCGCTCTGGCGCGCGCCCATCGTCGCTATCAAGCAGACGGGCCAGATCATCCGCACTATGGTGGAGACGCTGGGCCAGATATTGGGCGGCGGCCGCTCGGTGAAGGAACTTGGCGGGCCGCTCAAGATTGCCGAGGTTTCGGGTCAGGCGGCGACGCTGGGCATCGAAAGCTTCGTCTTCTTCATGGCGCTCATTTCGATTAACTTGGGGTTCATCAACCTGTTGCCAATCCCCATGCTCGATGGCGGGCATCTTTTATTTTACGGGGTGGAGGCAGTGCAGCGCAGGCCGGTCAGTCCGCGCGTGCAGGAATGGGCTTATCGTTCGGGCCTGGCGGTGCTCCTGGCCATGATGATGCTGGTTACTTTCAACGATTTATCTTCTTTCGGTCTCTGGGAACGCCTGTCCGGCTTGATCGGCTAA
- a CDS encoding 1-deoxy-D-xylulose-5-phosphate reductoisomerase → MRKVSIFGATGSVGMSTLDLIQRDPGAFEVVALTAHSDVDGLAALARQFGARMAVIGDEARYDALKAALEGSGVIAAAGEGALVEAAEAGADWSMAAIVGCAGLRPTMAALKAGGTVALANKESLVSAGALMMDAVEHSGATLLPVDSEHNAIFQCLAGSRLEDVARIILTASGGPFRTRSREEMRDITPAQAVAHPNWSMGAKISVDSATMMNKGLELIEAAHLFPVGLDRIEILVHPQSIIHSMVEYRDRSTLAQLGSPDMRIPIASALAWPKRMETPCQPLNLAQAGRLDFEAPDEDRFPALRLARHTAEAGGAAPAILNAANEVAVAAFLKGAIGFLDIAMIVEDVLNRYSAPVPSGIDDVLEADAQARSMARHVMERLTA, encoded by the coding sequence ATGCGTAAAGTTTCAATCTTCGGCGCGACCGGCTCTGTCGGCATGTCGACGCTCGACCTCATTCAGCGCGACCCCGGCGCATTTGAAGTCGTCGCGCTCACCGCCCACAGTGACGTCGATGGCCTGGCCGCGCTGGCGCGCCAGTTCGGCGCGCGCATGGCGGTGATCGGGGATGAAGCGCGCTATGACGCACTCAAGGCCGCGCTTGAAGGATCGGGCGTTATAGCTGCCGCGGGCGAAGGGGCTCTAGTGGAAGCGGCTGAGGCTGGCGCGGACTGGAGCATGGCGGCGATCGTTGGCTGTGCGGGCCTGCGCCCTACAATGGCGGCGTTGAAGGCAGGCGGCACGGTTGCGCTCGCCAACAAGGAGTCGCTGGTTTCGGCAGGCGCGCTCATGATGGATGCGGTGGAGCATTCGGGCGCGACGCTGCTGCCGGTCGATAGCGAACATAATGCTATTTTCCAGTGCCTTGCCGGAAGCCGCTTGGAAGATGTGGCAAGGATTATTTTGACCGCGAGCGGCGGTCCCTTCCGCACCCGCAGCCGGGAAGAGATGCGCGACATCACGCCTGCTCAGGCGGTGGCGCATCCCAATTGGTCGATGGGCGCGAAGATCAGCGTCGATAGCGCGACTATGATGAACAAGGGGCTGGAGCTGATCGAGGCAGCTCATCTCTTCCCCGTCGGGCTCGACCGGATCGAGATATTGGTCCACCCCCAATCGATTATTCACAGCATGGTCGAATATCGGGACCGTTCGACCTTAGCTCAGCTTGGATCGCCTGACATGCGCATCCCCATTGCGAGCGCGCTTGCCTGGCCCAAGCGGATGGAGACGCCGTGTCAGCCGCTGAACCTCGCGCAGGCGGGACGGCTGGACTTTGAGGCTCCGGACGAAGATCGCTTCCCGGCACTTCGTCTGGCGCGGCACACCGCGGAAGCAGGTGGCGCGGCTCCGGCGATTCTCAATGCCGCCAATGAAGTGGCCGTCGCGGCCTTCCTTAAAGGTGCCATCGGCTTCCTTGATATCGCCATGATTGTGGAGGACGTTCTGAACCGCTATAGCGCGCCTGTGCCAAGCGGGATCGACGATGTGCTGGAAGCGGATGCGCAGGCGCGAAGCATGGCGCGACATGTGATGGAAAGATTGACTGCTTGA
- a CDS encoding phosphatidate cytidylyltransferase, translated as MSSELRTRTIVGILLVFLASAGLYFGGFFFWLLLVIAGVLMQGEWADLAGATPEHRRLSMFAVSVPLALLCPLAAGVSWTAFTLMVAAFFFVALITRSLRLAMGVFYVCVPVMALIFLRQQEPDNFGLLLAFWALALVWATDIGAYFSGRAIGGPKLAPRVSPSKTWAGLGGGVLAALVLGFVLHRFAGLPIQLAAASGLLAVAAQLGDLLESAMKRRAGVKDSGSLLPGHGGVMDRLDGVATAAPLAALLYLFLVFS; from the coding sequence ATGTCGAGCGAGCTTCGTACCCGCACGATCGTCGGCATTCTCCTTGTATTTCTGGCTTCGGCGGGACTCTATTTCGGCGGATTTTTCTTCTGGCTGTTGCTCGTTATCGCGGGCGTGCTGATGCAGGGGGAGTGGGCTGACCTGGCGGGAGCGACGCCTGAGCACCGGCGCTTGTCGATGTTTGCCGTATCCGTCCCGCTGGCGCTGCTTTGTCCGTTGGCGGCTGGAGTGTCCTGGACAGCCTTCACGCTTATGGTGGCGGCCTTTTTCTTCGTTGCATTGATTACGCGCTCGCTGCGGCTGGCGATGGGCGTCTTTTACGTGTGCGTGCCGGTGATGGCGCTCATCTTCCTGCGGCAGCAAGAGCCGGACAATTTCGGCCTGCTGCTGGCCTTCTGGGCGCTGGCGCTCGTCTGGGCGACGGACATTGGGGCTTATTTCTCGGGGCGCGCGATCGGCGGCCCCAAGCTGGCTCCCCGGGTCAGCCCGTCCAAGACCTGGGCTGGACTGGGCGGCGGCGTGCTTGCCGCGCTGGTCCTCGGCTTTGTGCTGCACCGGTTCGCGGGCCTGCCGATCCAGCTTGCCGCCGCGAGCGGGCTGCTGGCGGTGGCGGCCCAGCTTGGCGACCTGCTTGAAAGCGCGATGAAGCGGCGCGCGGGGGTCAAGGACAGCGGGAGCCTGCTACCCGGCCATGGCGGGGTGATGGACCGCCTGGATGGCGTTGCCACCGCCGCTCCATTGGCGGCGCTCCTCTATCTTTTTCTGGTATTTTCCTGA